One genomic region from Tachysurus vachellii isolate PV-2020 chromosome 22, HZAU_Pvac_v1, whole genome shotgun sequence encodes:
- the cldn19 gene encoding claudin-19, which yields MANSGFQLLGYFLALGGWIGIISTTVLPQWKQSSYAGDAIIMAVGLYEGLWMSCASQSTGQVQCKIFDSLLSLDIHIQTCRALMVISVLMGFIGIIVSVVGMKCTRVGDNNPATKAKIAISGGGLFLLAGLCTLVSVSWYATQVSVHFFDPNTPPNARYEFGSALFVGWAAACLTILGGSFLCCSCANEARGGQQYYRQSQSSTAREANVKSSPADKGEQFL from the exons ATGGCAAATTCAGGATTTCAGCTCCTGGGCTACTTCTTGGCTCTAGGTGGATGGATCGGGATCATCTCAACCACCGTGCTGCCCCAGTGGAAGCAGTCATCGTACGCTGGAGACGCCATCATCATGGCAGTTGGGCTGTATGAGGGGCTGTGGATGTCCTGCGCATCCCAGAGTACAGGACAGGTGCAGTGTAAGATCTTCGACTCGCTGCTGTCCCTCGACA TCCACATTCAGACGTGCCGAGCTCTGATGGTCATATCTGTGCTGATGGGCTTCATAGGCATTATAGTGAGTGTAGTAGGCATGAAGTGCACCAGGGTGGGTGACAACAACCCTGCCACCAAGGCCAAGATCGCTATATCTGGAGGAGGCCTCTTCCTGCtcgcag GTCTGTGTACGCTGGTGTCTGTGTCCTGGTACGCAACACAAGTCTCTGTTCACTTTTTCGATCCAAACACACCTCCGAATGCCAG gtATGAATTTGGCTCCGCCCTGTTTGTCGGTTGGGCGGCGGCCTGCTTGACGATCCTGGGCGGGTCCTTCCTCTGTTGCTCCTGTGCTAACGAGGCCCGAGGAGGGCAGCAGTATTACCGGCAATCACAATCCTCCACTGCCAGAGA